From Rudanella lutea DSM 19387, a single genomic window includes:
- the rpmF gene encoding 50S ribosomal protein L32 — MAHPKRRHSSTRRDKRRTHYKATAVTLSTDATTGEVHERHHAHVYEGNLYYKGKMIVEGYASAA; from the coding sequence ATGGCACACCCCAAACGACGCCACTCTTCTACCCGTCGCGATAAGCGCCGGACGCATTACAAGGCCACTGCCGTAACGCTCTCAACCGACGCAACTACGGGCGAAGTACATGAGCGCCACCATGCTCACGTGTACGAGGGCAACTTGTACTACAAAGGCAAAATGATTGTTGAAGGCTACGCTTCAGCGGCTTAA
- the plsX gene encoding phosphate acyltransferase PlsX: MKIAVDIMGGDFAPEAIVEGVAMAATSLPKDVQLVLIGQQRVIETLLPKYATEPLSNIEIVHAEDVIEMGEHPTKALSQKPNSSIGVGFKLLKEKQVDAFCSAGNTGAMHVGALFSIKAIEGVMRPCIAGFVPQLSGGHAVMLDIGANADCKPEMLAQFGEIGSVYAQATFGIENPRVALMNIGSEEQKGSLVAQAAYQLLKESRRINFVGNIEGNDMFFDKADVIVTDGFTGNALFKLGESIYALTKKRGISDEFLDKTNYESVGGSPIVGVNGNVIIAHGISSALAIKNMIGLAIRQVQSDAYNKIAQMLS; this comes from the coding sequence ATGAAAATTGCAGTGGACATAATGGGTGGTGATTTTGCTCCGGAGGCTATCGTCGAAGGAGTCGCAATGGCCGCTACCAGTTTACCCAAAGACGTACAGCTTGTTTTGATTGGGCAGCAACGGGTTATTGAAACCTTATTGCCCAAGTACGCAACCGAGCCCCTTTCGAACATCGAGATTGTCCACGCCGAGGATGTTATCGAAATGGGTGAGCACCCAACAAAGGCCCTTTCTCAGAAGCCCAATTCCAGCATTGGAGTTGGGTTTAAGCTTTTGAAAGAAAAACAAGTCGACGCTTTTTGCAGTGCAGGCAACACAGGGGCGATGCACGTAGGCGCTCTGTTCAGCATCAAAGCCATCGAAGGGGTCATGCGCCCCTGCATCGCGGGTTTTGTCCCCCAGTTAAGTGGTGGACACGCCGTTATGCTCGACATTGGTGCCAATGCCGACTGTAAACCCGAGATGCTCGCTCAGTTTGGCGAAATCGGGTCGGTATATGCTCAGGCGACGTTTGGTATCGAAAACCCACGGGTCGCCCTGATGAATATTGGTTCAGAAGAACAGAAGGGGTCGTTGGTTGCGCAGGCAGCCTATCAGTTGCTGAAAGAAAGCCGTCGGATCAACTTCGTTGGTAACATAGAAGGCAACGACATGTTTTTCGACAAGGCGGATGTGATTGTCACCGACGGTTTTACCGGAAATGCCCTGTTCAAACTGGGTGAGTCGATTTACGCTCTGACGAAGAAGCGGGGGATCAGCGACGAATTTCTTGACAAGACAAACTACGAGTCGGTAGGCGGAAGCCCCATTGTAGGCGTCAACGGCAACGTCATTATCGCCCACGGAATTTCATCAGCTTTAGCTATCAAAAATATGATCGGGCTTGCTATACGGCAGGTTCAATCAGACGCATATAATAAAATTGCGCAAATGCTCAGTTGA
- a CDS encoding beta-ketoacyl-ACP synthase III gives MMKAAITGVHGYVPEYVLTNAELEKMVDTNDEWITSRTGIKERRILKGEGMGSSHMGAKAVQGLLEKTNTKPEEVDLLICATVTPDYVFPATANLICDMVGIRNVGSFDIQAACSGFLYALTTGTQFIESGKYKKVIVVGADKMSAIVDYTDRTTCVLFGDGAGAVLLEPAEEGFGVLDSILRSDGSGQIHLFQKAGGSRYPPTHETVEKRWHYAYQDGPSVFKFAVKNMADVSAEIMERNQLKGEEVAWLVPHQANKRIIDATANRMGVGPERVMMNIHKYGNTTAATIPLCLFDYESQLKKGDNLILAAFGGGFTWGSVYVKWAY, from the coding sequence ATGATGAAAGCGGCAATTACGGGCGTTCACGGTTATGTTCCTGAGTACGTGCTTACCAACGCGGAACTGGAGAAAATGGTGGACACCAACGACGAGTGGATCACGAGTCGGACGGGTATCAAAGAACGCCGGATCCTGAAAGGGGAAGGCATGGGTTCGTCGCACATGGGCGCGAAAGCGGTACAGGGCCTACTCGAAAAGACCAATACCAAACCCGAAGAAGTTGATCTTCTCATTTGCGCAACGGTAACACCCGATTATGTGTTTCCGGCAACGGCCAACCTGATTTGTGATATGGTTGGTATTCGGAATGTGGGAAGCTTCGATATTCAGGCGGCCTGCTCGGGCTTTTTGTACGCACTCACCACCGGTACCCAGTTTATCGAATCGGGTAAATACAAGAAGGTAATCGTAGTAGGTGCCGATAAAATGTCGGCTATCGTTGATTACACCGACCGTACCACCTGTGTTCTTTTTGGCGATGGGGCCGGAGCTGTATTGCTCGAGCCTGCAGAAGAAGGGTTCGGCGTTTTGGACTCCATTCTACGGTCCGACGGGAGCGGTCAGATTCACCTCTTCCAGAAAGCTGGGGGAAGCCGTTACCCACCCACGCACGAAACCGTTGAAAAACGGTGGCACTACGCGTATCAGGACGGCCCCTCGGTGTTCAAGTTTGCAGTCAAGAATATGGCCGACGTATCGGCCGAAATCATGGAGCGTAATCAGCTGAAGGGCGAAGAGGTAGCCTGGCTGGTGCCGCATCAGGCCAACAAGCGAATCATTGACGCTACGGCTAACCGCATGGGTGTTGGACCTGAGCGGGTCATGATGAATATTCACAAGTACGGTAACACAACCGCAGCTACTATTCCACTCTGCCTGTTCGATTACGAGTCGCAGCTAAAAAAAGGAGATAACCTGATTCTGGCCGCCTTCGGAGGAGGATTCACCTGGGGCTCGGTTTACGTGAAGTGGGCATATTAA
- the efp gene encoding elongation factor P, translated as MATTADIRNGLVLNFNNDLFQITEFQHVKPGKGAAFVRTKLKSLTTGRVIDNTFNSGVTIYPVRVERRKFQFLYKDESGYNFMDQESFDQINLDEKLVDGADLMKEGQEVEILINAENETPLTCELPPFVELEVTYAEPGIRGDTANSPKKRVEVESGAKIMVPLFIEQGQKIRVDTRTYDYVERVK; from the coding sequence ATGGCAACAACCGCAGACATACGCAACGGTTTAGTCTTAAACTTCAACAACGACTTATTCCAGATTACGGAATTTCAGCATGTTAAGCCGGGCAAAGGAGCCGCTTTTGTACGCACCAAGCTCAAAAGCCTGACAACTGGTCGGGTAATTGATAACACCTTCAACTCAGGCGTTACTATCTATCCTGTTCGGGTAGAGCGTCGGAAGTTCCAGTTCCTCTACAAAGACGAATCTGGGTACAACTTCATGGATCAGGAATCGTTTGACCAGATTAACCTCGACGAGAAGCTGGTTGATGGTGCCGATCTGATGAAAGAAGGTCAGGAGGTTGAAATTCTGATTAATGCCGAAAACGAAACGCCCCTGACCTGCGAACTTCCACCGTTTGTAGAACTCGAAGTCACTTACGCCGAGCCGGGTATTCGGGGTGATACGGCCAACAGCCCTAAGAAGCGGGTTGAAGTGGAATCGGGCGCCAAAATCATGGTTCCCCTTTTCATTGAGCAGGGCCAGAAGATTCGGGTTGATACCCGTACGTACGATTATGTTGAGCGCGTGAAATAA
- the accB gene encoding acetyl-CoA carboxylase biotin carboxyl carrier protein — protein MDTRDIQKLIDFIAQSGLDEVNVETNDLKISVKRNSATPAAPAPAPQAPAAPVAAPAPQASAPAPVAAAPAPKAADTSNYITIKSPMIGTFYRSSNPETPAFVEIGDEVKAGKVVCIIEAMKLFNEIESEVSGRIVKVLVENATPVEYDQPLFLVEPN, from the coding sequence ATGGATACCAGAGACATTCAAAAACTGATCGACTTCATCGCCCAGTCGGGCCTCGACGAAGTCAATGTAGAGACCAACGATCTGAAGATCAGCGTTAAGCGCAATAGCGCCACGCCAGCGGCTCCAGCACCAGCTCCACAAGCTCCAGCGGCACCTGTAGCAGCCCCCGCCCCACAGGCTTCGGCTCCCGCACCCGTTGCGGCAGCACCTGCGCCCAAAGCAGCCGACACATCGAACTACATCACGATTAAGTCGCCCATGATTGGTACGTTCTACCGCTCTTCAAACCCGGAAACCCCGGCATTTGTCGAGATCGGCGATGAAGTGAAGGCAGGTAAAGTGGTGTGTATCATCGAGGCCATGAAGCTCTTCAACGAGATCGAGTCAGAAGTTTCAGGCCGTATCGTGAAGGTACTGGTTGAAAACGCTACGCCCGTCGAGTACGACCAGCCTCTATTCCTTGTAGAACCAAACTAA
- the accC gene encoding acetyl-CoA carboxylase biotin carboxylase subunit, translating to MFKKILIANRGEIALRIIRTCREMGIKTVAVYSTADRDSLHVRFADEAVCIGPPVSKQSYLNIPNIISAAEITNADAIHPGYGFLSENAEFSQICADYGIKFIGATAEQINGMGDKATAKATMKAAGVPVIPGSEGLLESIEEGKKLAEEIGYPVIIKATAGGGGRGMRIIKTEADFEKAWNDARTEAGAAFGNDGLYLEKFVEEPRHIEIQIVGDQYGKVCHLSERDCSIQRRHQKLVEETPSPIVSAELREEMGQAAIKGAQAIGYEGAGTVEFLVDKYGKFYFMEMNTRIQVEHPITEEVTDFDLIKEQIKVAAGTEISGRNYTPKLYSMECRINAEDPANGFRPSPGKITNLHLPGGHGVRIDSHVYAGYTIPPNYDSMIAKLIVTGQSREEVITRMKRALQEFVIEGIKTTIPFHIKLMDDPKFKSGQFTTAFLEGFDFSNL from the coding sequence ATGTTTAAGAAAATCCTGATCGCTAACCGGGGAGAAATCGCGCTGCGTATCATCCGGACTTGCCGCGAAATGGGCATCAAAACGGTGGCTGTTTACTCAACAGCCGATCGTGATAGCCTGCATGTGCGCTTCGCCGACGAGGCTGTGTGTATTGGCCCGCCGGTGAGTAAGCAGTCGTACCTGAATATTCCAAACATTATCTCGGCGGCTGAAATTACCAACGCCGACGCCATTCACCCTGGCTACGGTTTCTTATCTGAAAACGCGGAGTTCTCACAAATTTGCGCCGACTACGGCATCAAGTTTATCGGTGCTACAGCCGAACAGATCAACGGAATGGGCGACAAGGCTACGGCCAAGGCGACCATGAAAGCGGCCGGTGTACCGGTTATTCCTGGCTCAGAAGGTCTGCTCGAATCCATTGAAGAAGGCAAGAAACTGGCTGAAGAAATTGGCTACCCCGTCATCATCAAAGCAACGGCCGGGGGTGGCGGTCGGGGTATGCGGATTATCAAGACCGAGGCCGATTTCGAAAAAGCCTGGAACGACGCCCGTACCGAAGCCGGTGCCGCTTTTGGCAATGACGGTCTTTACCTAGAGAAGTTCGTAGAAGAACCCCGCCACATCGAAATTCAGATTGTGGGCGATCAGTACGGGAAAGTGTGTCACCTGTCGGAGCGAGATTGCTCTATTCAGCGTCGTCACCAGAAACTGGTTGAGGAAACCCCTTCTCCTATTGTTTCGGCCGAACTGCGCGAAGAAATGGGTCAGGCGGCTATCAAAGGCGCGCAAGCCATCGGGTACGAAGGTGCTGGTACGGTTGAGTTTCTGGTTGATAAATACGGCAAGTTCTATTTCATGGAAATGAACACCCGTATTCAGGTGGAACACCCCATTACGGAGGAAGTTACCGATTTTGACCTCATCAAGGAACAGATCAAGGTAGCGGCCGGCACCGAGATTTCAGGACGTAATTACACGCCGAAACTGTACTCAATGGAGTGCCGGATCAACGCCGAAGATCCCGCCAACGGATTCCGTCCGTCGCCCGGTAAGATTACCAACCTTCACCTACCGGGTGGTCACGGTGTTCGGATCGATAGCCACGTGTACGCAGGCTATACCATTCCGCCAAATTATGATTCCATGATTGCCAAGTTGATTGTAACGGGGCAATCGCGCGAGGAAGTCATTACGCGTATGAAGCGGGCTTTGCAGGAGTTTGTGATCGAAGGGATCAAAACGACCATTCCGTTCCATATCAAGCTGATGGACGACCCGAAGTTCAAGTCGGGTCAGTTTACAACGGCGTTCCTTGAAGGGTTCGATTTCTCGAACCTCTAA
- a CDS encoding sulfatase family protein — protein MKLPLLSIGAMLALILGLPAFRSSLTPPSKPKNIIFILADDHRYDFMGFTGKVAGLKTPNLDRLAYEGAHVQNAFVSTALCSPSRASILSGQYAHTHRVIDNFAPMPSDLKFFPQYLQKAGYKTAFLGKWHMGNTDDAPQPGFDYWLSFKGQGDYYNPRFNINGKQVAYTDSSNTTDLLTDYAIKWMNTLDKTKPFCLYLSHKAVHAMFEPARRHRDTYAKMPINYPETMYLTATDTSKVWGGGANAGRSPEMGAVKANLAGIPNWVKQQRGSWHGVDYMYHGQMDFNNFYRRYAETLLGVDDSVGRVLKWLEDNGLDQNTMLVYMGDNGFSFGERGLIDKRHAYEESMRVPLLVRCPDLVKPQTKVKQVIQNIDIAPTFLAYAGLPKPTQMQGNSFLPILQGQSTDGAGRPWRDRAFYEYYWEIDFPQTPTMYAVRTDRYKYIFNYGVWDTNELYDLQNDPGEVNNLIKSPAHQEIAKQLRGEVFTWLRSTNGMNIPLNPVQQKRFDHRNKGAY, from the coding sequence ATGAAACTACCTCTGCTGTCGATTGGAGCCATGTTGGCGCTCATATTGGGTTTGCCGGCCTTCCGATCATCACTCACTCCGCCCAGTAAGCCCAAGAACATAATTTTCATTCTGGCCGACGACCACCGGTACGACTTTATGGGTTTTACGGGAAAGGTAGCCGGCCTGAAGACGCCCAACCTTGACCGATTGGCGTATGAGGGCGCACACGTACAAAATGCGTTTGTATCGACGGCTCTGTGCTCGCCCAGCCGGGCCAGTATCCTCAGCGGGCAGTACGCGCATACCCACCGGGTGATCGACAACTTTGCGCCCATGCCTTCCGACCTGAAGTTTTTTCCGCAGTATTTGCAGAAAGCGGGTTATAAAACGGCGTTTCTGGGTAAGTGGCACATGGGTAATACCGACGATGCGCCCCAGCCGGGTTTCGATTATTGGCTGAGTTTTAAAGGGCAGGGCGATTACTATAACCCTCGCTTCAACATCAACGGTAAGCAGGTGGCTTATACCGATAGCAGCAACACAACTGATCTGCTGACGGATTATGCCATTAAGTGGATGAATACGCTGGACAAGACGAAGCCGTTTTGCCTCTACCTGTCGCACAAAGCGGTACATGCCATGTTTGAACCGGCCAGGCGGCACCGTGACACCTATGCCAAAATGCCGATCAACTATCCCGAAACCATGTACCTGACAGCAACCGATACCAGTAAGGTTTGGGGTGGGGGCGCCAACGCAGGCCGTAGCCCCGAAATGGGCGCTGTAAAGGCAAATCTGGCGGGTATTCCGAACTGGGTAAAACAACAGCGCGGCAGCTGGCATGGTGTCGATTACATGTACCACGGTCAGATGGATTTCAACAACTTTTACCGTCGCTACGCCGAAACCCTACTTGGGGTCGACGACAGTGTGGGACGGGTACTGAAGTGGCTGGAAGACAATGGCCTCGACCAGAATACGATGCTGGTGTACATGGGCGACAACGGTTTTAGTTTCGGGGAGCGTGGCCTGATTGATAAACGGCACGCCTACGAAGAGTCGATGCGGGTACCGCTGCTGGTGCGCTGCCCGGACTTGGTGAAGCCTCAAACCAAAGTGAAGCAGGTGATTCAGAACATCGATATTGCCCCTACGTTTTTAGCCTATGCGGGCCTGCCCAAGCCGACGCAAATGCAGGGTAACTCGTTTCTGCCTATTCTACAGGGCCAATCGACCGATGGAGCAGGCCGCCCGTGGCGCGATCGGGCGTTTTACGAGTATTACTGGGAAATCGATTTTCCACAAACGCCGACCATGTACGCGGTGCGTACCGACCGGTACAAGTACATTTTCAATTACGGCGTATGGGACACCAATGAGCTGTATGACTTACAGAATGACCCCGGCGAGGTGAATAACCTCATCAAAAGTCCAGCCCATCAGGAAATCGCCAAACAACTCCGGGGCGAGGTGTTCACCTGGCTTCGGAGTACCAACGGGATGAATATTCCGCTCAACCCGGTTCAGCAAAAACGCTTCGATCACCGCAACAAGGGCGCATATTAA
- the trpA gene encoding tryptophan synthase subunit alpha yields MEAQAVATQADSALPTLNRITALFDRKNEGLLNVYFTAGFPNLNDTLTVLEGLEQAGADLVEIGMPYSDPVADGETIQQSNLQALNNGMTLRLLFEQLADCRSRVSVPILLMGYINPVLQFGVEEFCRQCQAVGVDGVILPDLPLDLYLDEYAPIFRQYGILNIFLITPQTSAERIRLIDEQSAGFIYMVSSASITGSVSGVSDEMLAYFDRINAMNLKNPRLIGFGIKDNETFRMASQYANGAIIGSAFIRLLQEKGTDQSQIKAFVDSVKGE; encoded by the coding sequence TTGGAAGCGCAAGCAGTAGCTACACAAGCCGATTCGGCACTACCGACCCTAAATCGTATCACGGCACTTTTCGACCGTAAAAATGAGGGTTTATTGAATGTCTATTTCACGGCCGGCTTTCCGAACCTGAATGATACCCTAACCGTGCTCGAAGGACTTGAGCAGGCCGGTGCCGATCTGGTTGAAATTGGTATGCCCTATTCTGACCCGGTGGCTGATGGCGAAACCATTCAGCAAAGCAACCTACAGGCCCTGAACAACGGCATGACCCTGCGGCTTTTGTTTGAGCAACTCGCCGATTGCCGGAGTCGCGTCTCGGTTCCTATTTTGCTGATGGGCTACATCAACCCTGTGCTGCAATTTGGTGTAGAAGAGTTTTGCCGGCAATGTCAGGCAGTGGGTGTCGACGGGGTGATTTTACCGGATTTGCCGCTCGATCTTTACCTGGATGAGTACGCGCCTATTTTTCGGCAATACGGCATTCTGAACATTTTTCTGATTACGCCCCAAACATCAGCCGAGCGTATTCGGCTGATTGATGAGCAGTCGGCCGGATTCATCTACATGGTTTCGTCGGCAAGTATTACGGGGTCGGTGAGTGGAGTGAGTGATGAAATGCTCGCTTACTTCGACCGCATCAATGCAATGAACTTAAAGAATCCGCGCCTGATTGGTTTCGGTATCAAAGACAACGAGACGTTTCGGATGGCCAGCCAATATGCCAACGGGGCTATTATCGGTAGCGCGTTTATCCGGCTTTTGCAGGAAAAAGGTACTGATCAGTCGCAGATCAAAGCATTTGTGGACTCTGTAAAAGGAGAGTGA
- the trpB gene encoding tryptophan synthase subunit beta has product MTVLEPQASFEVSDKGFYGRFGGAFIPEMLYPNVEELRRNYRAIMEDPTFQLEFRALLADYVGRPTPLFLAERLSNEVGATVYLKREDLCHTGAHKVNNTIGQILVAKRLNKKRIVAETGAGQHGVATATVCALMGLECVVYMGSIDMERQKPNVDRMRMLGATVVPATSGSQTLKDATNEAMRHWINNPVDTHYIIGSVVGPHPYPDMVARFQSVISEETRSQLLEKTGRENPNYVVACVGGGSNAAGAFFHYLHEPTVRLVAAEAAGMGVSSGHSAATTALGKPGVLHGSRTILMQTEDGQVTEPYSISAGLDYPGIGPLHAHLFDSGRGDFYAITDDEAIAAGFQLSKLEGIIPAIETAHALAALPKMGLQTSDVVVVCLSGRGDKDLATYAKYL; this is encoded by the coding sequence ATGACTGTTTTAGAACCACAAGCCTCATTTGAGGTCTCAGATAAAGGTTTTTACGGGCGTTTTGGGGGGGCTTTTATTCCCGAGATGCTTTATCCTAATGTAGAGGAGCTCCGGCGCAATTACCGCGCTATCATGGAAGACCCTACATTCCAACTTGAATTTCGGGCACTGCTGGCCGACTATGTGGGCCGACCAACCCCTTTGTTTCTGGCCGAGCGCTTATCGAACGAAGTTGGCGCCACAGTTTATCTCAAGCGTGAAGACCTGTGCCATACGGGAGCCCATAAAGTAAACAACACCATCGGGCAGATTCTGGTCGCCAAGCGGCTGAACAAAAAACGGATTGTGGCCGAAACGGGTGCGGGTCAGCACGGCGTGGCAACGGCTACAGTTTGTGCGCTTATGGGCCTTGAGTGTGTGGTGTACATGGGCTCTATCGATATGGAGCGTCAGAAACCCAACGTTGATCGGATGCGGATGCTGGGCGCTACCGTGGTACCGGCTACAAGCGGTAGTCAGACGCTCAAAGACGCTACCAACGAGGCCATGCGGCACTGGATCAATAATCCGGTTGATACGCATTACATCATCGGTTCAGTAGTGGGGCCACACCCGTACCCGGATATGGTGGCCCGGTTTCAGTCGGTCATTTCAGAAGAGACCCGGAGTCAGCTTCTGGAAAAAACAGGTCGTGAGAATCCCAATTACGTAGTGGCTTGTGTGGGTGGAGGCAGCAACGCAGCAGGTGCTTTCTTTCACTACCTGCACGAACCAACGGTACGGCTGGTTGCCGCCGAAGCTGCGGGTATGGGCGTATCATCGGGGCACTCGGCCGCCACAACGGCGCTTGGTAAGCCGGGCGTTCTGCACGGCAGCCGCACCATTCTGATGCAAACCGAAGACGGGCAGGTAACAGAGCCTTATTCGATCTCGGCTGGCCTCGACTATCCGGGTATTGGGCCGCTACACGCGCATCTGTTCGATTCTGGTCGGGGTGATTTTTACGCTATTACCGACGACGAAGCCATTGCCGCCGGTTTTCAGCTCAGTAAGCTCGAAGGGATCATTCCGGCTATCGAAACAGCACACGCCCTGGCTGCTTTGCCAAAGATGGGCCTCCAGACGAGCGATGTGGTTGTGGTCTGCCTATCGGGTCGGGGCGATAAAGATTTAGCGACCTACGCCAAGTATTTGTAA
- a CDS encoding phosphoribosylanthranilate isomerase, giving the protein MNVKVCGLRDVDNLKEVAALNPDFVGFIFYDKSPRFVGEELDVEVVRSLPRSIRKVGVFVNASPESIIRNVKKYDLQYVQLHGTETPDFCKSLRMRGINIIKAFRVDETFNFSMLNNYKLQCDFFLFDAKGDQPGGNGFAFDWSLLSRYDNEKPFFISGGIGLNNLAQLEQIRHLKLYGVDVNSQVEVSPGVKDIEKLKELISRVRPVEEEEEV; this is encoded by the coding sequence ATGAATGTCAAAGTGTGTGGTTTGCGCGATGTCGATAACCTAAAGGAGGTAGCGGCACTGAACCCTGATTTTGTTGGGTTCATTTTTTACGACAAGAGCCCGCGCTTTGTGGGTGAAGAGTTAGATGTAGAGGTTGTACGGTCCTTACCGCGGAGTATTCGGAAAGTGGGGGTTTTTGTGAATGCCAGTCCAGAGTCGATTATTCGGAATGTAAAAAAGTACGACTTGCAGTATGTGCAGCTGCACGGTACCGAGACCCCTGATTTCTGCAAGAGTCTCCGCATGAGGGGCATCAATATCATCAAGGCATTCCGGGTCGACGAAACATTCAACTTTAGTATGCTCAACAACTACAAGTTGCAGTGCGATTTCTTTCTGTTTGATGCCAAAGGAGATCAGCCGGGTGGCAACGGATTTGCGTTCGATTGGTCGCTACTGAGTCGCTATGATAATGAAAAACCGTTTTTCATCAGTGGCGGTATTGGGCTGAATAACCTGGCCCAGTTAGAACAGATTCGGCACCTCAAGCTTTACGGGGTTGATGTAAATAGTCAGGTTGAGGTTTCGCCGGGCGTAAAGGACATTGAAAAATTGAAAGAACTGATCAGCCGGGTACGCCCGGTTGAAGAAGAGGAAGAAGTTTAA